In a single window of the Pseudodesulfovibrio profundus genome:
- a CDS encoding MTH1187 family thiamine-binding protein, with translation MSVIVDFSIFPMDKGTQSLSPYVARAVKIVRDSGLPYQLGPMGTAVEGEWDEVMQVIDKCYKELEPDSERIYMNIKVDSRRDRTDGLKSKTTSVTDKLTAS, from the coding sequence ATGAGCGTCATCGTCGATTTTTCCATTTTTCCCATGGACAAGGGAACGCAAAGCCTGAGTCCGTATGTTGCTCGCGCCGTGAAAATCGTTCGCGACTCGGGACTTCCCTACCAGCTCGGCCCCATGGGGACAGCTGTCGAAGGCGAGTGGGATGAAGTCATGCAGGTCATCGACAAGTGCTACAAGGAACTCGAACCTGACAGTGAACGTATTTATATGAATATCAAGGTGGATAGCCGCCGTGACAGAACAGACGGTCTGAAGAGCAAAACCACTAGCGTCACTGATAAATTGACTGCTTCATAG
- a CDS encoding hydrogenase small subunit has translation MKFSVGHGRDGAVERLEKRGVTRRDFMKFCGTVAAVMGMGPAFAPKVAEALTSDNRPDVVWLHNAECTGCSESILRTVEPYIDALILDYISLNYHETIMAAAGHAAEKALWDTVANGNYVAVIEGGVPTAAAGTANEPGAHGKVGGHTMLENTTKVVEKANATITYGTCASYGGVQKAAPNPTETKGVWELYPGKPIVNVPGCPPNPFSLVGTIVHYVTKGVPPLDDVGRPVLFYGETVHDHCPRQEFFDMDEFAPSFGSEEARKGWCLRKLGCRGPETFNNCPTVKFNQYNWPVQAGHPCIGCSQPDFWDGADWDGEKYLYADLTDF, from the coding sequence ATGAAATTTTCCGTAGGTCATGGCAGGGACGGAGCCGTGGAACGGCTGGAAAAACGCGGCGTCACTCGTCGTGATTTCATGAAGTTCTGCGGAACCGTGGCCGCAGTGATGGGCATGGGGCCGGCTTTCGCTCCGAAAGTCGCCGAAGCCCTCACCAGCGATAACAGGCCCGACGTAGTCTGGCTGCACAACGCTGAATGTACTGGTTGTTCAGAATCTATCCTGAGAACTGTCGAACCTTATATCGACGCTCTCATTCTGGATTATATCTCTCTCAACTACCACGAGACCATCATGGCCGCCGCAGGTCACGCTGCAGAAAAGGCCCTGTGGGATACCGTTGCCAACGGCAACTACGTCGCCGTCATCGAAGGTGGCGTTCCCACCGCTGCTGCCGGTACTGCCAATGAGCCCGGCGCACACGGTAAAGTCGGTGGTCACACCATGTTGGAAAACACCACCAAGGTCGTTGAGAAAGCCAATGCAACCATCACTTATGGTACCTGCGCTTCTTACGGTGGCGTCCAAAAAGCCGCACCGAACCCGACCGAGACAAAAGGTGTCTGGGAACTCTATCCCGGCAAGCCCATTGTCAACGTACCCGGTTGTCCCCCGAACCCGTTCTCCCTGGTCGGCACCATCGTGCATTACGTGACCAAGGGTGTCCCGCCTCTCGACGATGTCGGTCGTCCCGTACTTTTCTACGGCGAAACCGTACACGATCACTGCCCGAGGCAGGAGTTCTTCGACATGGACGAGTTCGCTCCTTCCTTTGGTTCCGAAGAAGCTCGCAAGGGCTGGTGTCTGCGTAAACTCGGTTGCCGCGGTCCTGAGACATTCAACAACTGTCCGACCGTGAAGTTCAACCAGTACAACTGGCCCGTTCAGGCTGGTCACCCCTGCATCGGTTGCTCTCAGCCCGATTTCTGGGATGGCGCTGACTGGGATGGTGAAAAGTACCTGTACGCCGACCTCACCGACTTCTAG
- a CDS encoding nickel-dependent hydrogenase large subunit, with protein sequence MSGCAKSGPAMAHGKHDVVVDPVTRIEGHLRVEAVVDDGKIVDVRSSSQLFRGLEIILQGRDPRDAQHFTQRSCGVCTYVHALASVRCVDNAVGVDKELPHNATIIRNLVLASQFMHDHLVHFYHLHALDFVDVAACLSADVDKAAELAQAVSKTVRQDPKIVSSKADLQKTKDTVKGIVDSGRLGIFTNAYFLGGHDAYVLPPEVNLLATDHYLKALHMQVKAARAMAVWGAKNPHTQFTVMGGVTCYEGLTDKYINDFLALYSEIKDFVLDCYIPDLLAVAGFYKDWASIGGTTNFMSFGEFPVPGGEADLNSRFVKPGVIYNRDLGNVMDFNSDHIEEHVKHSWYKDDSPKHPYSGVTDPMYTSLDDKTKYSWMKAPRYDGKSVEVGPLATCLVNYAQGHPDFKKYVDFVLGHLGVGPDALFSTLGRTGARGIECLITTLKTEEWVNDLKENVAKGDMDICKDWDMPSEAKGVGFVNAPRGGLSHWIDIKDSKIDNFQLVVPSTWNIGPRCDNDLPGPLEEALLDNTPIVDPERPVEILRTVHSYDPCIACGVHVIDNKTGNVKKFKIL encoded by the coding sequence ATGTCCGGTTGCGCAAAATCCGGTCCCGCGATGGCTCACGGGAAACACGACGTAGTCGTTGATCCGGTAACCAGGATTGAAGGCCACCTTCGCGTGGAAGCCGTTGTCGATGATGGAAAAATCGTCGATGTACGCAGCAGCTCCCAGCTCTTCCGTGGTCTGGAGATCATCCTGCAGGGCCGCGATCCCCGCGATGCTCAGCACTTTACCCAGCGTTCATGCGGTGTTTGTACTTACGTACACGCGCTCGCTTCCGTCCGTTGCGTCGACAACGCTGTCGGCGTCGATAAAGAACTGCCTCACAACGCCACCATCATCCGTAACTTGGTGCTGGCTTCTCAGTTCATGCATGACCATCTGGTGCACTTCTATCACCTGCATGCTCTGGACTTCGTTGATGTCGCCGCTTGTTTGAGCGCCGATGTGGACAAGGCCGCTGAACTGGCTCAGGCCGTTTCCAAAACCGTCCGTCAGGATCCGAAGATTGTCTCCTCCAAGGCAGACCTTCAGAAGACCAAGGACACTGTTAAAGGTATCGTCGACTCCGGTCGCCTCGGTATCTTCACCAACGCTTACTTCCTGGGCGGCCACGACGCTTACGTCCTGCCCCCCGAAGTCAACCTGTTGGCTACCGACCATTACCTGAAGGCCCTGCACATGCAGGTCAAAGCTGCTCGCGCCATGGCTGTCTGGGGTGCCAAGAACCCGCACACCCAGTTCACCGTCATGGGCGGCGTGACCTGTTACGAAGGCCTCACCGATAAGTACATCAACGACTTCCTGGCTCTCTATTCCGAGATCAAGGACTTCGTTCTGGATTGCTACATCCCGGACCTCCTGGCTGTTGCCGGTTTCTACAAAGACTGGGCATCCATCGGTGGTACCACCAACTTCATGAGCTTCGGCGAATTCCCGGTTCCGGGTGGCGAAGCCGATCTGAACTCCCGCTTCGTCAAGCCCGGTGTCATCTACAACCGTGACCTCGGCAACGTGATGGACTTCAATTCGGATCACATCGAAGAGCATGTCAAGCATTCCTGGTATAAGGACGATTCTCCGAAGCACCCCTATTCCGGTGTAACGGATCCCATGTACACAAGCCTGGACGACAAGACCAAGTACTCCTGGATGAAAGCACCCCGCTACGATGGCAAGTCCGTCGAAGTCGGCCCGCTGGCAACCTGTCTGGTCAACTATGCTCAGGGTCACCCCGACTTCAAGAAATACGTGGACTTCGTGCTCGGACATCTCGGTGTCGGACCCGATGCCCTGTTCTCCACCCTGGGTCGTACCGGCGCTCGTGGTATCGAATGCCTGATCACCACTCTCAAGACTGAAGAGTGGGTCAACGATCTGAAAGAAAACGTGGCCAAGGGCGACATGGACATCTGCAAAGATTGGGACATGCCTTCCGAAGCAAAGGGTGTTGGTTTCGTCAACGCTCCTCGCGGCGGCCTGAGCCACTGGATCGACATCAAGGATTCCAAGATCGACAACTTCCAGCTCGTGGTTCCGTCCACCTGGAATATCGGTCCCCGTTGTGACAACGACCTCCCCGGCCCGCTGGAAGAGGCTCTGCTCGACAACACCCCGATCGTCGACCCGGAACGTCCGGTCGAAATCCTGCGTACCGTTCACTCCTATGACCCCTGTATCGCCTGTGGTGTACACGTCATCGATAACAAGACCGGTAACGTCAAGAAGTTCAAGATCCTCTAG
- a CDS encoding LysE family translocator gives MIDSTQLLLFVSASFVLAITPGPDIVYTLTRGITQGRKAALYAAFGFNFGILFHTAFAAFGLSAILRTSAMAYQGIKLAGAAYLIYLGIQTWRSRSESMIGKDAQCLQPMTIMRQTVLCNVLNPKVALFFLAFLPQFVDASKGNVATQIGILGLVFMFVSYPVFVALALFSGAIGNRLKTNPTIEKRLKKVAGSVFVALGLALALPEKS, from the coding sequence ATGATCGATTCCACCCAACTGCTGCTGTTTGTTTCTGCGTCCTTTGTCCTGGCAATCACACCGGGACCGGACATCGTCTATACACTGACACGAGGCATAACCCAGGGCCGTAAAGCCGCGCTGTACGCGGCATTCGGATTCAATTTCGGCATCCTCTTTCATACGGCGTTCGCAGCCTTTGGCCTGTCAGCCATCCTCCGCACGTCTGCCATGGCGTATCAGGGAATCAAACTGGCGGGCGCGGCCTACCTTATATATTTGGGCATCCAGACATGGCGCAGCCGATCGGAATCGATGATTGGTAAAGATGCGCAGTGCCTGCAACCGATGACCATCATGCGCCAAACCGTGCTGTGTAATGTGCTGAATCCGAAAGTTGCACTGTTTTTTCTGGCCTTTTTGCCACAGTTCGTGGATGCATCGAAGGGCAATGTCGCGACACAGATTGGGATTCTTGGTCTGGTGTTCATGTTTGTCAGCTATCCGGTTTTCGTTGCCCTGGCATTGTTCTCAGGTGCGATCGGCAATCGTTTGAAAACCAATCCAACCATCGAGAAGCGCTTGAAGAAGGTGGCTGGCTCGGTCTTTGTCGCCCTAGGATTGGCCCTGGCTCTGCCCGAAAAAAGCTAA
- a CDS encoding RNA-binding protein has protein sequence MTLKTVGLLEWSGGDVPQAVVFACWGGGWLVVTFFAMADAVSRHREYKRIKAMFLKFGYSERILEPLARSRCQRDAAIFAAEEVGHGDTARQYFSKLGYRWYHILPDLVMRNPFAFLRPSFLRSSFMPGKKARIQ, from the coding sequence TTGACACTCAAGACAGTCGGCTTGCTCGAATGGTCTGGCGGCGACGTGCCGCAGGCCGTGGTTTTCGCCTGTTGGGGCGGCGGCTGGCTGGTGGTGACGTTTTTTGCCATGGCGGATGCGGTTTCCCGTCACCGAGAATACAAGCGGATCAAAGCCATGTTCCTGAAGTTCGGCTACAGCGAACGAATATTGGAACCCCTTGCTCGATCCCGATGCCAACGTGATGCCGCCATTTTTGCGGCGGAAGAAGTTGGACATGGTGATACGGCTCGGCAGTACTTTTCCAAACTGGGTTACCGCTGGTATCACATTCTTCCTGATCTGGTCATGCGTAACCCGTTCGCCTTTTTGCGCCCAAGCTTTCTGCGCTCGTCTTTCATGCCGGGCAAGAAAGCGCGCATTCAATAG
- a CDS encoding DMT family transporter, which translates to MGYVYLAIAIVAEVVGTTAMQASEGFTKPIPSIVVVVGYGVAFYFLSLVLRTIPMGIAYAIWAGLGIVLIALTGVVLYKQTLDVPAMIGMGLIVAGVAIINIFSRTTPH; encoded by the coding sequence ATGGGATACGTGTATCTCGCTATCGCCATTGTTGCAGAAGTGGTCGGCACAACGGCCATGCAGGCAAGTGAAGGGTTCACGAAACCCATACCGAGCATTGTTGTCGTGGTCGGGTATGGCGTGGCCTTCTACTTCCTTTCGCTGGTTCTTCGGACCATCCCCATGGGAATAGCCTATGCCATCTGGGCAGGGCTGGGCATTGTGCTGATCGCGCTGACCGGCGTGGTGCTTTACAAGCAGACACTGGATGTACCGGCGATGATCGGTATGGGACTGATCGTGGCGGGAGTTGCAATCATCAATATTTTTTCGCGCACGACGCCGCATTAA
- a CDS encoding HypC/HybG/HupF family hydrogenase formation chaperone has product MCLAIPAEILEINDGVATCKVGEGDTTVQASIMLLDEEITIGDYIIIHAGFALRKLDPKEAQETLKILRDMVELMGGEGYRHDML; this is encoded by the coding sequence ATGTGCCTCGCGATTCCAGCCGAAATACTTGAGATTAACGACGGTGTAGCCACCTGCAAAGTAGGAGAAGGCGACACGACTGTTCAGGCTTCAATCATGCTTCTGGATGAAGAAATCACCATCGGTGATTACATCATCATTCACGCCGGTTTCGCCCTGCGCAAACTGGACCCGAAAGAAGCACAGGAGACATTGAAGATATTACGCGACATGGTCGAGCTGATGGGTGGCGAAGGCTACCGGCACGACATGCTCTAA
- a CDS encoding HyaD/HybD family hydrogenase maturation endopeptidase encodes MSDSNKKILILGVGNILYTDEGFGVRIAEELDQKYQFSPNVDVLDGGTLGTRLIGPIMESDYLIIVDIVLNEGNPGDIFRLLGQDLEKACAFKNSMHQTDLLDTLAQCSLMGQVPDDVILYGIEPVNYKDMSAALSPELEAKMPEMMDIVLKEVEKAGGSYTLRSATNPATEKIYVPRDSSRNT; translated from the coding sequence ATGTCTGATTCCAACAAAAAAATACTCATTCTGGGCGTCGGCAACATCCTGTACACCGATGAAGGCTTCGGCGTCCGCATAGCAGAGGAACTTGATCAAAAATATCAGTTCTCCCCCAACGTTGACGTCCTTGACGGCGGCACCCTGGGGACACGGCTGATCGGTCCGATCATGGAATCGGACTACCTGATCATTGTCGACATCGTACTCAACGAAGGCAACCCCGGTGACATTTTCCGTCTGCTTGGACAGGATCTTGAAAAGGCGTGCGCCTTCAAGAACTCCATGCACCAGACAGACCTTCTTGACACCCTTGCCCAGTGCAGTCTCATGGGGCAGGTGCCGGACGACGTCATCCTGTACGGTATCGAGCCGGTCAACTACAAAGACATGTCCGCGGCTCTGTCTCCCGAACTGGAAGCAAAAATGCCCGAGATGATGGACATCGTATTGAAGGAAGTGGAAAAAGCCGGCGGCTCCTACACCCTTCGCTCTGCAACGAACCCTGCCACGGAGAAAATTTATGTGCCTCGCGATTCCAGCCGAAATACTTGA
- the icd gene encoding NADP-dependent isocitrate dehydrogenase, with translation MSDKTVYYIEGDGIGPEVWRAARPVLDAAVAKAYGNDNKLQWVELLAGEKGYAETGEHLPKATMEALAGAELAMKGPLNTPVGEGFRSLNVTLRQVFDLYACIRPIKYFKGIESPVKRPDLVDMTVFRENTEDVYAGIEYQSGSPEAKKLIEFLVDEMGANIHETAGVGIKPITPAGSKRLVKKAIDFAIEHSKPSVTLVHKGNIMKTTEGGFRAWGYELAEEEYKGQVVREGEGEDGVIIKDRIADAMFQNVLMYPEQYSVIATTNLNGDYLSDALAAQVGGLGLAPGVNMGDNLAFFEPTHGTAPTIAGKDMANPGSLILSGAMMLEHIGWHEAAALIHAAVETALAEKKVTVDLAAQISGATQVGCQEFGERVLNNL, from the coding sequence TTGTCTGACAAAACAGTATACTACATCGAAGGCGACGGAATCGGTCCCGAAGTATGGCGTGCCGCCCGTCCCGTTCTGGACGCTGCCGTAGCCAAAGCTTACGGCAACGACAATAAACTGCAATGGGTTGAATTGCTGGCCGGTGAAAAAGGCTATGCCGAAACCGGCGAACACCTGCCCAAGGCGACCATGGAAGCATTGGCAGGAGCCGAGCTGGCCATGAAAGGCCCGCTGAACACCCCGGTGGGAGAAGGCTTCCGCAGCCTCAACGTCACCCTGCGCCAAGTCTTTGACCTCTACGCATGTATTCGTCCCATCAAATATTTCAAGGGTATCGAATCGCCTGTCAAGCGCCCCGATCTCGTGGACATGACGGTTTTCCGTGAAAACACCGAAGATGTCTACGCTGGTATCGAATACCAGTCCGGCTCCCCGGAAGCCAAGAAATTAATCGAATTCCTGGTTGATGAAATGGGTGCCAACATCCATGAAACCGCGGGAGTCGGCATCAAGCCCATCACCCCTGCCGGTTCCAAGCGACTGGTCAAAAAAGCCATTGATTTTGCCATCGAGCACAGTAAGCCTTCTGTCACCTTGGTCCACAAGGGCAACATCATGAAGACCACCGAAGGCGGTTTCCGCGCCTGGGGTTATGAGTTGGCCGAGGAAGAATACAAAGGACAGGTCGTACGCGAAGGCGAAGGTGAAGACGGTGTCATCATCAAGGACCGCATCGCCGACGCCATGTTCCAGAATGTACTGATGTACCCTGAACAATATTCTGTCATCGCCACCACCAACCTCAACGGCGACTATCTCTCCGATGCGCTGGCTGCACAGGTTGGCGGACTCGGTCTTGCTCCGGGCGTGAACATGGGCGACAACCTCGCCTTTTTCGAGCCGACCCACGGCACGGCTCCCACCATCGCAGGCAAGGATATGGCCAACCCCGGTTCGCTCATCCTTTCCGGCGCCATGATGCTGGAGCACATCGGCTGGCACGAAGCTGCTGCCCTCATCCATGCCGCAGTCGAGACCGCCCTTGCCGAAAAGAAAGTCACCGTGGACCTCGCCGCACAGATCAGCGGCGCCACGCAGGTCGGCTGTCAGGAGTTTGGCGAGCGCGTGCTCAACAACCTCTAG
- a CDS encoding SIR2 family NAD-dependent protein deacylase encodes MFGELEMVKALLDERKRVVVLTGAGVSAESGVPTFRGQDGLWKSFHTQDLARPDAFESRPELVWEFYNWRRQLVAECEPNPAHHALVELERQIPNFLLITQNVDGLHAKAGSKKLMEMHGSLWQVRCTKCTHAREAREPLPDMPECPVCGHLLRPGVVWFGEPLVAGVLKVAIDQIGRSDVFISIGTSNQVQPAASFYQLAKDHGAVTVEINLEPTPNTGLMDFAVHGKAGEILPELTTGLRESLS; translated from the coding sequence ATGTTTGGTGAATTGGAGATGGTGAAAGCCCTGTTGGATGAACGTAAACGCGTGGTCGTACTGACCGGTGCAGGGGTATCCGCCGAGAGTGGTGTACCTACGTTCAGAGGGCAGGATGGTTTGTGGAAATCCTTTCACACCCAAGACCTCGCACGTCCGGACGCCTTTGAATCTCGGCCCGAACTCGTTTGGGAATTTTACAACTGGCGTCGCCAACTGGTGGCCGAATGTGAACCCAATCCGGCACATCATGCGTTGGTTGAATTGGAGCGGCAAATTCCGAATTTCCTTCTGATTACCCAGAATGTCGATGGGCTGCACGCCAAGGCCGGGAGCAAAAAGCTCATGGAGATGCATGGCAGCCTGTGGCAGGTGCGGTGCACCAAGTGCACTCATGCCCGGGAGGCCCGTGAACCGTTGCCCGACATGCCGGAATGCCCGGTCTGCGGCCATTTGCTGCGTCCGGGTGTGGTGTGGTTTGGCGAGCCTCTGGTGGCCGGAGTGCTCAAGGTCGCCATCGATCAGATCGGCAGGTCAGACGTATTCATTTCCATCGGTACGTCAAATCAGGTGCAGCCAGCGGCTTCCTTCTATCAGTTGGCAAAGGATCATGGTGCGGTGACTGTCGAGATCAATCTGGAGCCAACGCCCAACACTGGGCTTATGGACTTTGCCGTGCATGGCAAGGCAGGGGAAATCCTGCCGGAACTGACCACTGGATTGCGCGAGTCATTATCTTGA
- a CDS encoding TrpB-like pyridoxal phosphate-dependent enzyme, with the protein MPKKIYLPQDEMPTQWYNPMPDLPTPLAPPLNPATMEPLKPEDLSPIFPDSLIAQEMSEERFIDIPEAVLDVYKIWRPSPLVRAEKLEKAIGAKCKIFYKDESGSPAGSHKPNTSVPQAYYNKMEGVERLATETGAGQWGTALSFACSQFDMECVVYMVKVSYEMKPYRKMLINTYGGTIFASPSEETRTGREMLEKDPDCKGSLGLAISEAVEDAATHDNTKYALGSVLNHVLIHQTITGLEVKKQLEMVGEKATHLVACVGGGSNFGGLVFPFLPEKLEGDPVKFIPVEPKACPTLTRGEYRYDFGDMARLTPLVKMHTLGHDFMPAPIHAGGLRYHGDAPIVCNIVEEGLCDPVAYFQTECFEAAKLFLQTEGFLPAPETSHAIKGAIEAAKTAGPDDVVVFLYSGHGMLDLASYDAFNQGLLTNFELPQRDIEEALKACPKVD; encoded by the coding sequence ATGCCAAAGAAAATTTACCTGCCCCAGGACGAGATGCCGACACAGTGGTACAACCCCATGCCGGATCTGCCGACCCCCCTGGCTCCTCCTCTTAACCCGGCCACCATGGAACCCCTGAAGCCGGAAGACCTTTCCCCCATTTTCCCAGATTCACTTATTGCCCAGGAAATGAGTGAGGAGCGTTTCATCGACATTCCAGAAGCTGTTCTGGATGTATACAAAATCTGGCGTCCCTCTCCACTGGTTCGTGCGGAAAAGCTCGAAAAGGCCATTGGTGCCAAGTGTAAGATATTCTACAAAGACGAGTCCGGCTCTCCAGCCGGTTCGCACAAGCCGAACACCTCTGTTCCACAGGCGTACTACAACAAGATGGAAGGCGTAGAACGACTGGCTACCGAGACCGGTGCCGGGCAGTGGGGTACGGCCCTCTCCTTTGCCTGTTCCCAGTTTGACATGGAGTGCGTGGTATACATGGTCAAGGTCTCCTATGAGATGAAACCGTACCGCAAAATGCTCATCAATACCTATGGCGGCACTATCTTTGCCTCGCCTTCGGAAGAGACCCGCACCGGCCGTGAGATGCTGGAAAAAGACCCGGACTGTAAAGGATCACTCGGCCTTGCCATCTCAGAAGCCGTGGAAGATGCCGCCACCCATGACAACACCAAGTATGCGCTGGGTTCGGTGTTGAACCACGTCCTCATTCACCAGACCATCACTGGCCTGGAAGTGAAAAAGCAGTTGGAAATGGTCGGCGAAAAGGCCACTCATCTGGTCGCCTGCGTCGGTGGCGGTTCCAACTTCGGCGGACTGGTGTTCCCCTTCCTGCCCGAAAAATTGGAAGGTGATCCGGTCAAGTTCATTCCAGTGGAACCCAAGGCTTGCCCGACATTGACTCGTGGCGAATACCGTTATGATTTCGGTGACATGGCTCGTCTGACCCCGCTGGTCAAGATGCACACCCTGGGGCATGACTTCATGCCTGCCCCAATCCATGCCGGTGGCTTGCGCTACCATGGCGATGCTCCCATCGTCTGCAATATCGTGGAAGAAGGGCTGTGCGATCCCGTTGCCTACTTCCAGACCGAATGCTTCGAGGCAGCCAAGCTCTTCTTGCAGACCGAAGGCTTCCTGCCTGCTCCAGAGACCTCTCACGCCATCAAGGGCGCCATCGAAGCGGCCAAGACCGCTGGTCCTGATGACGTTGTGGTCTTCCTGTACTCCGGCCACGGCATGCTCGACCTTGCTTCCTACGATGCCTTCAACCAGGGCCTGCTGACCAACTTCGAGTTGCCCCAGCGCGATATCGAAGAGGCACTCAAGGCGTGCCCCAAGGTAGATTAA
- a CDS encoding META domain-containing protein, producing the protein MKRYTMGIVALTLMLGMVMLAGCGSKEAAPLNTETIKSRLLDKKWTCQKMVEREVRSETKPYMEFKADGTVVGNGGCNDFRGQYTLDAEDISFGPLASTRKACMGALGELEFSFHTLLSKVDRLQVEEDELLLFIGNNPVPMVFTVDDGGLW; encoded by the coding sequence ATGAAACGATACACCATGGGCATTGTCGCCCTGACTTTGATGCTGGGCATGGTCATGCTGGCTGGTTGCGGTTCCAAGGAAGCCGCCCCGTTGAATACCGAGACCATCAAGAGCCGACTGCTTGACAAAAAGTGGACGTGCCAGAAGATGGTTGAGCGGGAAGTACGGAGTGAAACAAAGCCGTACATGGAGTTCAAGGCGGATGGTACGGTTGTCGGCAATGGTGGCTGCAATGATTTCCGTGGGCAGTACACCCTTGATGCCGAAGATATTTCTTTTGGTCCTTTAGCTTCCACACGCAAGGCGTGCATGGGCGCTCTGGGCGAACTGGAGTTCTCTTTCCACACGCTGCTGTCCAAGGTCGATCGATTGCAGGTGGAAGAAGATGAACTGCTGTTGTTCATAGGCAACAATCCGGTCCCGATGGTCTTTACCGTTGATGACGGTGGACTGTGGTAA
- a CDS encoding META domain-containing protein, with the protein MKNAKRILSQILAVSLVLAFLSGCAVKQQEPLSAPVMDDATIISHLAGKVWVAEYIHGKPVIDMSHTSMVFAENGTVKGRGGCNSFSGTYEMKDGIISFGHMAATMKLCPEAINDQEFRFFQSLKEKHAVAFKNGLLILTPDSGEPSSFAVHNTN; encoded by the coding sequence ATGAAGAACGCAAAGAGGATTCTCTCGCAGATACTGGCGGTTTCGCTGGTTTTGGCGTTCTTGAGCGGGTGTGCAGTCAAGCAGCAGGAACCACTCTCGGCTCCTGTCATGGATGATGCGACCATAATCAGCCATTTGGCCGGAAAGGTGTGGGTGGCGGAATACATTCACGGCAAGCCCGTGATTGATATGAGTCATACATCCATGGTGTTTGCGGAGAACGGCACGGTCAAAGGTCGTGGCGGTTGCAACAGCTTCTCCGGGACCTATGAAATGAAAGATGGCATCATCTCGTTCGGGCATATGGCCGCAACCATGAAGCTGTGTCCTGAAGCGATCAATGATCAGGAATTCCGGTTTTTTCAATCGCTCAAAGAGAAGCACGCCGTGGCCTTCAAGAACGGGCTGCTTATCCTGACGCCCGACTCCGGGGAACCCTCATCATTCGCTGTTCATAATACAAACTAG